The following coding sequences are from one Diachasmimorpha longicaudata isolate KC_UGA_2023 chromosome 6, iyDiaLong2, whole genome shotgun sequence window:
- the LOC135163820 gene encoding tyrosine-protein phosphatase 10D isoform X2, translating into MISGLRLILVQLSLIISISCELSTPEKWENTIESTIEDLIVSNETRQLISTVMSDRPVIDETSLPPSQRIPDTSETPLTTDFTTTSPPRELTTALTVEDMLITVVQSKNDISEETSVSTSASTLIPESSSDIGPSVTPPSIDSKDFLSEIGKTTVPSTYHWGITNIVEKKIKIFNGIEETDPATIEECKVSVLSESEDYNDARDSSMIVERAGDGSSDPTITNVTETSLTVAWKAPSSNITVLYYIVGWGRSGGSGQTECRSSNETFNHTITDLQPCTKYDIRVTPYTKNGKEQQRLASDSTKLKVEKDSLNLKVSASGTDWLKISWNLPNNDCVDKYIVGRCDSNNCTSVDVTETSYNATDLFPCTKYNFTVSVHGKSSVEYGSTSIDSETNFLQPQQPSPAWSEAGNQSLKVFWTFPIGTTCVKHYRVTLPLSGNSVKTQNITGNETLIDSLQSCRVYEITITPVTNYNESTSAVFQSNRTFPAVLNPPVLPRVHIATNHSIAMSWRVYTNDDNNCENTTLIFRCNFTQVRGYGYEGLNGTTEKIIVNGTKSVLERVQIDDLSPFTLYSCYASARNSQGVSDESAEVSAETAEEVPSPPMNLSSSDLKDTKFILNWKAPTKLPGTLVGFEIKLIIWSPNIIIPAWCEEQKETSDTISNINGKVFSYKYENAIPFSTHKTKIRAKTNAGWGNWSEEIFVETRPGAPGPVSFLNYSIVPNTDDPDILDFTLSWGKPCSIHGERIEYYNVTANGERRNYKPHNFTEVIEINRPDCKDDICTKKLKLWEEYKYVFNITGKGKDCSRLGEPYSLTAIFPAGIPPLPEENYTAQITIDPYKARRTTTTAAILLPVFSDTYGKIHCYAIIVAKSGYNNMTHGRNDRINGEWPNTPSWLESKSEDFRIPYQAIKFCDGDPSYIVDYGNLKAVKYILGDDTEHCPKLSSNSGQRSYCNGPLEPDTWYDVRMRAFTNGGYRDSTIFTVKTNAEMRVAEVIGIIFGILFLGILTTLMLLVRKCSVRAVVRRFLHSDMPGSPVPAPFTRRKFITHCQQLADNPGKLSNEFQLLQTLSVDLQMPTNAACLQANRKKNRYTDILPYDFSRVKLEQIDTDPNSDYINASFIKGCSGEEEYIACQGPKEETTYDFWRMIDQYDVKLIVMLTQLMEKNKDKCHQYFPTMKETFTYENMSIRCTTEFDYRTYTQRTLVLQKENEKRTITHLHFKDWPDHDVPEDFDPMINFCQIIRRYITANPGLAVVHCSAGIGRTGTLIAIDILLQHIKENRKLDVFGTVYRLRHHRINMVQRESQYAYIYNCIRQVLKNPYFSKTYKPPSVDPITDVNGKRKEPAITNLVSSLETLRYNTLDYPIHEIEKEGKSSTSSLDDSDESSNSFYENLQPINRSKSVHIVNEDPTVTEKLLDTSL; encoded by the exons ATGATATCCGGCCTCCGGCTCATTCTCGTTCAACTATCCctgattatttcaatttcctgCGAACTATCAACCCCTGAGAAATGGGAGAATACGATAGAATCTACAATCGAGGACCTCATTGTCTCAAACGAAACAAGACAACTAATTTCCACTGTCATGTCTGACAGACCAGTCATTGATGAAACCTCCCTCCCCCCGAGTCAAAGAATACCAGACACCTCGGAAACTCCATTGACAACAGATTTCACGACGACGTCGCCTCCCCGGGAGCTCACGACGGCCCTAACTGTCGAAGACATGTTGATAACTGTGGTGCAGTCAAAGAATGATATATCAGAGGAAACTTCAGTTTCGACGAGTGCATCGACTTTGATCCCTGAATCATCTTCGGATATTGGACCCTCAGTGACTCCTCCCTCGATCGACAGCAAGGACTTCCTCTCCGAAATCGGAAAGACAACTGTCCCTTCGACTTATCACTGGGGCATTACGAACATCGTGGAGAAGAagattaaaatattcaatggaatAGAGGAGACAGATCCAGCGACTATTGAGGAATGTAAAGTCTCAGTGCTCTCCGAGTCCGAGGACTACAACGACGCTCGGGACTCCTCGATGATTGTTGAGAGAGCGG GAGATGGCTCGAGTGACCCAACCATCACAAACGTGACGGAAACATCGCTGACAGTCGCCTGGAAGGCGCCATCCAGCAACATCACTGTTCTTTACTATATCGTTGGTTGGGGGCGAAGTGGTGGATCTGGACAGACAGAGTGTCGAAGCTCTAACGAGACATTCAATCACACTATCACGGACCTCCAGCCCTGCACCAAGTACGATATCCGGGTAACACCCTACACAAAGAACGGCAAAGAGCAGCAACGTCTTGCCTCTGATTCCACTAAATTGAAAG TGGAAAAAGACTCCCTGAATCTTAAGGTATCGGCCAGTGGCACTGACTGGCTAAAAATCAGCTGGAATTTACCCAACAATGATTGTGTTGATAAGTACATTGTTGGTCGATGTGACTCAAATAACTGTACATCGGTGGACGTCACCGAGACTTCGTACAATGCCACCGATTTATTTCCATGCACAAAGTATAATTTCACTGTCTCAGTACATGGAAAGAGCTCTGTAGAGTACGGAAGCACCAGCATCGATTCCGAAACTAATTTCTTAC AACCCCAGCAACCATCTCCAGCATGGTCGGAAGCAGGCAATCAGTCACTGAAGGTCTTCTGGACATTTCCAATCGGCACCACGTGCGTCAAACACTATCGAGTGACACTACCCCTCAGTGGTAATTCCGTAAAGACTCAAAACATCACCGGAAACGAAACACTTATTGACAGCCTGCAATCATGCCGAGTGTACGAAATCACAATCACTCCAGTGACCAACTATAACGAGAGTACATCTGCTGTATTTCAATCCAACCGAACATTTCCAGCAGTCTTAAATCCACCAGTCCTACCTCGTGTCCATATCGCAACTAATCACAGCATAGCGATGAGTTGGAGAGTCTACACAAACGATGACAACAACTGCGAAAATACTACATTAATCTTTCGATGCAACTTTACCCAGGTACGCGGGTACGGATACGAGGGACTAAATGGAACTACAGAGAAGATAATCGTAAATGGTACGAAGAGTGTTCTTGAAAGGGTTCAAATAGATGATTTGTCCCCGTTCACCCTGTACAGTTGCTACGCTTCTGCTAGAAATTCTCAGGGGGTGAGCGACGAGAGCGCAGAAGTGTCAGCTGAAACTGCGGAAGAAG TGCCTTCACCACCGATGAACTTATCATCGAGTGACCTCAAAGACACCAAATTCATTCTAAATTGGAAAGCACCAACAAAGCTGCCCGGTACCTTGGTAGGTTTTGAAATAAAACTCATAATTTGGTCGCCAAATATAATAATACCTGCCTGGTGCGAAGAGCAGAAAGAAACTAGCGACACTATTTCAAATATTAATGGGAAAGTCTTTTCGTACAAATATGAAAATGCTATTCCATTCTCAACGCACAAAACGAAGATCAGAGCAAAAACCAACGCGGGTTGGGGTAATTGGAGCGAAGAGATTTTTGTGGAAACGAGACCTGGAG CACCTGGCCCAGTTTCATTTCTCAACTACTCAATAGTTCCAAATACCGACGATCCAGATATCTTAGATTTCACTCTCTCTTGGGGTAAACCGTGCTCAATCCATGGAGAGCGAATCGAGTACTACAACGTTACAGCTAACGGTGAAAGGAGGAATTACAAGCCTCATAATTTTACGGAAGTAATCGAGATCAATCGGCCCGACTGTAAGGACGATATTTGCacgaagaaattaaaattgtgggAGGAATATAAATATGTCTTCAATATCACCGGAAAGGGAAAGGATTGCTCAAGGCTCGGAGAGCCCTATTCTCTTACTGCAATATTCCCAGCAGGAA TTCCTCCGCTTCCAGAGGAAAATTACACTGCTCAGATCACAATTGATCCGTACAAGGCTCGTAGAACAACAACGACAGCAGCAATACTTCTACCAGTATTTTCAGACACCTACGGAAAAATCCACTGCTACGCAATTATTGTGGCCAAATCGGGATACAATAACATGACCCACGGGAGAAATGATCGAATCAATGGCGAGTGGCCCAATACGCCCTCTTGGTTGGAATCCAAGTCCGAGGATTTTCGAATACCTTATCAAGCGATTAAATTTTGCGACGGCGATCCCT CTTATATCGTCGACTACGGTAATTTGAAAGCCGTCAAATACATCTTAGGAGATGATACTGAGCATTGTCCCAAACTCTCGTCAAACAGTGGACAGAGGTCCTACTGCAATGGGCCCCTGGAACCAGACACCTGGTACGATGTGAGGATGCGGGCCTTCACCAACGGCGGATATCGAGACTCGACTATATTCACAGTAAAAACAA ATGCTGAAATGCGAGTGGCTGAAGTCATTGGAATAATATTTGGTATTTTATTTCTTGGGATTCTTACGACGCTGATGCTCTTGGTGCGAAAATGCTCCGTTCGAGC GGTAGTGAGGCGGTTTCTCCACTCGGACATGCCAGGCTCCCCAGTACCAGCGCCATTTACAAGACGAAAATTCATCACTCACTGTCAACAGCTCGCGGACAACCCCGGTAAGCTCAGTAATGAGTTTCAGTTGCTCCAGACCCTCAGCGTCGACCTTCAGATGCCGACAAACGCGGCATGTCTTCAGGCaaatagaaagaaaaatcgttaCACCGATATTCTGCCAT ATGATTTCTCCCGAGTGAAATTAGAGCAAATCGACACAGATCCCAACAGCGACTACATAAATGCCTCGTTCATAAAAGGATGCAGTGGGGAGGAGGAGTACATTGCCTGccagggacccaaggaggaaACGACTTATGATTTCTGGAGGATGATCGATCAATACGACGTCAAGCTCATCGTCATGCTGACGCAGCTAATGGAGAAGAATAAGGACAAGTGTCATCAGTACTTTCCCACAATGAAGGAGACGTTTACATATGAAAATATGTCCATTAGATGTACCACTGAGTTCGACTACAGGACGTACACTCAGAGAACCCTAGTCTTGCAAAAA GAAAATGAGAAGAGGACTATTACTCATCTCCACTTCAAAGACTGGCCAGACCACGATGTACCTGAGGACTTTGACCCAATGATAAACTTCTGTCAAATAATTAGACGTTATATAACCGCCAATCCTGGCCTTGCCGTGGTTCACTGCAG TGCTGGCATTGGACGAACCGGAACTCTTATTGCCATTGACATTCTCCTGCAGCATATTAAGGAGAATAGAAAACTCGATGTCTTTGGCACTGTCTATAGACTGAGGCATCATAGGATTAATATGGTCCAGAGAGAA aGTCAGTACGcatatatttataattgtaTTAGACAAGTACTGAAGAACCCGTACTTTTCAAAAACCT acaAACCTCCATCAGTCGATCCAATAACCGACGTCAACGGCAAGAGGAAGGAGCCCGCAATAACGAATCTAGTCAGCAGTCTCGAGACTC TAAGATACAATACATTGGACTATCCCATCCACGAGATCGAGAAGGAAGGCAAATCTAGTACAAGCAGTCTCGATGACTCTGATGAATCAAGTAATTCATTTTACGAGAATCTTCAGCCAATAAATCGATCCAAATCAGTGCATATTGTTAATGAAGATCCAACTGTGACTGAGA AACTACTTGACACATCACTCTAA
- the LOC135163820 gene encoding tyrosine-protein phosphatase 10D isoform X1, with the protein MISGLRLILVQLSLIISISCELSTPEKWENTIESTIEDLIVSNETRQLISTVMSDRPVIDETSLPPSQRIPDTSETPLTTDFTTTSPPRELTTALTVEDMLITVVQSKNDISEETSVSTSASTLIPESSSDIGPSVTPPSIDSKDFLSEIGKTTVPSTYHWGITNIVEKKIKIFNGIEETDPATIEECKVSVLSESEDYNDARDSSMIVERAGDGSSDPTITNVTETSLTVAWKAPSSNITVLYYIVGWGRSGGSGQTECRSSNETFNHTITDLQPCTKYDIRVTPYTKNGKEQQRLASDSTKLKVEKDSLNLKVSASGTDWLKISWNLPNNDCVDKYIVGRCDSNNCTSVDVTETSYNATDLFPCTKYNFTVSVHGKSSVEYGSTSIDSETNFLQPQQPSPAWSEAGNQSLKVFWTFPIGTTCVKHYRVTLPLSGNSVKTQNITGNETLIDSLQSCRVYEITITPVTNYNESTSAVFQSNRTFPAVLNPPVLPRVHIATNHSIAMSWRVYTNDDNNCENTTLIFRCNFTQVRGYGYEGLNGTTEKIIVNGTKSVLERVQIDDLSPFTLYSCYASARNSQGVSDESAEVSAETAEEVPSPPMNLSSSDLKDTKFILNWKAPTKLPGTLVGFEIKLIIWSPNIIIPAWCEEQKETSDTISNINGKVFSYKYENAIPFSTHKTKIRAKTNAGWGNWSEEIFVETRPGAPGPVSFLNYSIVPNTDDPDILDFTLSWGKPCSIHGERIEYYNVTANGERRNYKPHNFTEVIEINRPDCKDDICTKKLKLWEEYKYVFNITGKGKDCSRLGEPYSLTAIFPAGIPPLPEENYTAQITIDPYKARRTTTTAAILLPVFSDTYGKIHCYAIIVAKSGYNNMTHGRNDRINGEWPNTPSWLESKSEDFRIPYQAIKFCDGDPSYIVDYGNLKAVKYILGDDTEHCPKLSSNSGQRSYCNGPLEPDTWYDVRMRAFTNGGYRDSTIFTVKTNAEMRVAEVIGIIFGILFLGILTTLMLLVRKCSVRAVVRRFLHSDMPGSPVPAPFTRRKFITHCQQLADNPGKLSNEFQLLQTLSVDLQMPTNAACLQANRKKNRYTDILPYDFSRVKLEQIDTDPNSDYINASFIKGCSGEEEYIACQGPKEETTYDFWRMIDQYDVKLIVMLTQLMEKNKDKCHQYFPTMKETFTYENMSIRCTTEFDYRTYTQRTLVLQKENEKRTITHLHFKDWPDHDVPEDFDPMINFCQIIRRYITANPGLAVVHCSAGIGRTGTLIAIDILLQHIKENRKLDVFGTVYRLRHHRINMVQRESQYAYIYNCIRQVLKNPYFSKTYKPPSVDPITDVNGKRKEPAITNLVSSLETLRKSSLSTSVESAEQIFHSSSSTSSSPKSQYCLSLGVKYSKSTSEICSKPFTNQIVRYNTLDYPIHEIEKEGKSSTSSLDDSDESSNSFYENLQPINRSKSVHIVNEDPTVTEKLLDTSL; encoded by the exons ATGATATCCGGCCTCCGGCTCATTCTCGTTCAACTATCCctgattatttcaatttcctgCGAACTATCAACCCCTGAGAAATGGGAGAATACGATAGAATCTACAATCGAGGACCTCATTGTCTCAAACGAAACAAGACAACTAATTTCCACTGTCATGTCTGACAGACCAGTCATTGATGAAACCTCCCTCCCCCCGAGTCAAAGAATACCAGACACCTCGGAAACTCCATTGACAACAGATTTCACGACGACGTCGCCTCCCCGGGAGCTCACGACGGCCCTAACTGTCGAAGACATGTTGATAACTGTGGTGCAGTCAAAGAATGATATATCAGAGGAAACTTCAGTTTCGACGAGTGCATCGACTTTGATCCCTGAATCATCTTCGGATATTGGACCCTCAGTGACTCCTCCCTCGATCGACAGCAAGGACTTCCTCTCCGAAATCGGAAAGACAACTGTCCCTTCGACTTATCACTGGGGCATTACGAACATCGTGGAGAAGAagattaaaatattcaatggaatAGAGGAGACAGATCCAGCGACTATTGAGGAATGTAAAGTCTCAGTGCTCTCCGAGTCCGAGGACTACAACGACGCTCGGGACTCCTCGATGATTGTTGAGAGAGCGG GAGATGGCTCGAGTGACCCAACCATCACAAACGTGACGGAAACATCGCTGACAGTCGCCTGGAAGGCGCCATCCAGCAACATCACTGTTCTTTACTATATCGTTGGTTGGGGGCGAAGTGGTGGATCTGGACAGACAGAGTGTCGAAGCTCTAACGAGACATTCAATCACACTATCACGGACCTCCAGCCCTGCACCAAGTACGATATCCGGGTAACACCCTACACAAAGAACGGCAAAGAGCAGCAACGTCTTGCCTCTGATTCCACTAAATTGAAAG TGGAAAAAGACTCCCTGAATCTTAAGGTATCGGCCAGTGGCACTGACTGGCTAAAAATCAGCTGGAATTTACCCAACAATGATTGTGTTGATAAGTACATTGTTGGTCGATGTGACTCAAATAACTGTACATCGGTGGACGTCACCGAGACTTCGTACAATGCCACCGATTTATTTCCATGCACAAAGTATAATTTCACTGTCTCAGTACATGGAAAGAGCTCTGTAGAGTACGGAAGCACCAGCATCGATTCCGAAACTAATTTCTTAC AACCCCAGCAACCATCTCCAGCATGGTCGGAAGCAGGCAATCAGTCACTGAAGGTCTTCTGGACATTTCCAATCGGCACCACGTGCGTCAAACACTATCGAGTGACACTACCCCTCAGTGGTAATTCCGTAAAGACTCAAAACATCACCGGAAACGAAACACTTATTGACAGCCTGCAATCATGCCGAGTGTACGAAATCACAATCACTCCAGTGACCAACTATAACGAGAGTACATCTGCTGTATTTCAATCCAACCGAACATTTCCAGCAGTCTTAAATCCACCAGTCCTACCTCGTGTCCATATCGCAACTAATCACAGCATAGCGATGAGTTGGAGAGTCTACACAAACGATGACAACAACTGCGAAAATACTACATTAATCTTTCGATGCAACTTTACCCAGGTACGCGGGTACGGATACGAGGGACTAAATGGAACTACAGAGAAGATAATCGTAAATGGTACGAAGAGTGTTCTTGAAAGGGTTCAAATAGATGATTTGTCCCCGTTCACCCTGTACAGTTGCTACGCTTCTGCTAGAAATTCTCAGGGGGTGAGCGACGAGAGCGCAGAAGTGTCAGCTGAAACTGCGGAAGAAG TGCCTTCACCACCGATGAACTTATCATCGAGTGACCTCAAAGACACCAAATTCATTCTAAATTGGAAAGCACCAACAAAGCTGCCCGGTACCTTGGTAGGTTTTGAAATAAAACTCATAATTTGGTCGCCAAATATAATAATACCTGCCTGGTGCGAAGAGCAGAAAGAAACTAGCGACACTATTTCAAATATTAATGGGAAAGTCTTTTCGTACAAATATGAAAATGCTATTCCATTCTCAACGCACAAAACGAAGATCAGAGCAAAAACCAACGCGGGTTGGGGTAATTGGAGCGAAGAGATTTTTGTGGAAACGAGACCTGGAG CACCTGGCCCAGTTTCATTTCTCAACTACTCAATAGTTCCAAATACCGACGATCCAGATATCTTAGATTTCACTCTCTCTTGGGGTAAACCGTGCTCAATCCATGGAGAGCGAATCGAGTACTACAACGTTACAGCTAACGGTGAAAGGAGGAATTACAAGCCTCATAATTTTACGGAAGTAATCGAGATCAATCGGCCCGACTGTAAGGACGATATTTGCacgaagaaattaaaattgtgggAGGAATATAAATATGTCTTCAATATCACCGGAAAGGGAAAGGATTGCTCAAGGCTCGGAGAGCCCTATTCTCTTACTGCAATATTCCCAGCAGGAA TTCCTCCGCTTCCAGAGGAAAATTACACTGCTCAGATCACAATTGATCCGTACAAGGCTCGTAGAACAACAACGACAGCAGCAATACTTCTACCAGTATTTTCAGACACCTACGGAAAAATCCACTGCTACGCAATTATTGTGGCCAAATCGGGATACAATAACATGACCCACGGGAGAAATGATCGAATCAATGGCGAGTGGCCCAATACGCCCTCTTGGTTGGAATCCAAGTCCGAGGATTTTCGAATACCTTATCAAGCGATTAAATTTTGCGACGGCGATCCCT CTTATATCGTCGACTACGGTAATTTGAAAGCCGTCAAATACATCTTAGGAGATGATACTGAGCATTGTCCCAAACTCTCGTCAAACAGTGGACAGAGGTCCTACTGCAATGGGCCCCTGGAACCAGACACCTGGTACGATGTGAGGATGCGGGCCTTCACCAACGGCGGATATCGAGACTCGACTATATTCACAGTAAAAACAA ATGCTGAAATGCGAGTGGCTGAAGTCATTGGAATAATATTTGGTATTTTATTTCTTGGGATTCTTACGACGCTGATGCTCTTGGTGCGAAAATGCTCCGTTCGAGC GGTAGTGAGGCGGTTTCTCCACTCGGACATGCCAGGCTCCCCAGTACCAGCGCCATTTACAAGACGAAAATTCATCACTCACTGTCAACAGCTCGCGGACAACCCCGGTAAGCTCAGTAATGAGTTTCAGTTGCTCCAGACCCTCAGCGTCGACCTTCAGATGCCGACAAACGCGGCATGTCTTCAGGCaaatagaaagaaaaatcgttaCACCGATATTCTGCCAT ATGATTTCTCCCGAGTGAAATTAGAGCAAATCGACACAGATCCCAACAGCGACTACATAAATGCCTCGTTCATAAAAGGATGCAGTGGGGAGGAGGAGTACATTGCCTGccagggacccaaggaggaaACGACTTATGATTTCTGGAGGATGATCGATCAATACGACGTCAAGCTCATCGTCATGCTGACGCAGCTAATGGAGAAGAATAAGGACAAGTGTCATCAGTACTTTCCCACAATGAAGGAGACGTTTACATATGAAAATATGTCCATTAGATGTACCACTGAGTTCGACTACAGGACGTACACTCAGAGAACCCTAGTCTTGCAAAAA GAAAATGAGAAGAGGACTATTACTCATCTCCACTTCAAAGACTGGCCAGACCACGATGTACCTGAGGACTTTGACCCAATGATAAACTTCTGTCAAATAATTAGACGTTATATAACCGCCAATCCTGGCCTTGCCGTGGTTCACTGCAG TGCTGGCATTGGACGAACCGGAACTCTTATTGCCATTGACATTCTCCTGCAGCATATTAAGGAGAATAGAAAACTCGATGTCTTTGGCACTGTCTATAGACTGAGGCATCATAGGATTAATATGGTCCAGAGAGAA aGTCAGTACGcatatatttataattgtaTTAGACAAGTACTGAAGAACCCGTACTTTTCAAAAACCT acaAACCTCCATCAGTCGATCCAATAACCGACGTCAACGGCAAGAGGAAGGAGCCCGCAATAACGAATCTAGTCAGCAGTCTCGAGACTC TGAGGAAGAGCAGTTTGTCAACATCAGTGGAATCAGCCGAACAAATCTTTCATTCATCATCATCCACATCATCGAGCCCAAAATCACAATATTGTTTATCGCTGGGGGTTAAATACTCAAAATCAACGTCAGAAATTTGTTCAAAGCCATTCACCAATCAAATAG TAAGATACAATACATTGGACTATCCCATCCACGAGATCGAGAAGGAAGGCAAATCTAGTACAAGCAGTCTCGATGACTCTGATGAATCAAGTAATTCATTTTACGAGAATCTTCAGCCAATAAATCGATCCAAATCAGTGCATATTGTTAATGAAGATCCAACTGTGACTGAGA AACTACTTGACACATCACTCTAA